The Actinoplanes sp. N902-109 genomic interval ACCGGCGGGGCGGCCGGATCGTCCAGCACCCCGGTGTACGCCGTGGCAGCGTCGTCCAGGCGACCCCGGTTGTGGTCCAGCACGGCCAGCTGGAAGCGGATCTCCGGGCGTTCCGCGGCGTCCGCCAGTGAACCGGCCCGGCGCAGGTCGCGGGCCGCGGCGTCGTAGCGGCCCAGCTCCTGCAGCGCCAGCGACCGGGTGACCAGTACACCGGCGAGCCGCCGGGCCAGCCCCGCGCCCTCGGCCAGGCGCACCGCGCGGTCCAGCAACCGGCCGGCGCCGACGTTGTCCAGCTTGACGTGCCGCACGTACGCGACGGCGCGCAAGCCGGCGACCAGCGCCTCGGTGTCACCTGTGGCCGTGGCGTGCGCCACGAGTTCTTGTGCCTCGGCGGCGTATCTGACCGGATCGAGCACGACTCTCTTGTAGGCGGCGTCGGCCCGGTCTCGCAGATCCGCCGGAATGAGAGACGCAGCCATTGCGCCGCACCGCCTTTCCCCAGAGGCCGTCAGAGTACCGATGACTAGGGAGATGAATCCATGACCATTGCGTCCCGCTGGCCGCTCCCCGACCGCCGAAGCGCCACGCAGCTCGCGAATGACCAGGAGGACGTGCGCCGGCAGGTCGTGAAGTTGACAGATGCCAACACCGACGAGTCCGCCCGGCAGCAGCAGAACCAGCTCGTGCAACGTATCCTGCAACGCCAGCGCACCGCGGCGACGGCCCAGGCCACGCCCTTCCTGCATCTCCCGCTCGACAACGCCGGTGACCGGGTCAGCCTGGTGGCCAGCGGTGAGCTGGTCGTGGATGCCGATCCCGCCACTCTGGACGCCCTCGGTCCGCTGCTCAGCGGCTACCAGCCCGCCGACCGCCACGGCCGCAGCCCGCACCGGCGGACCCGGGTCTTCCGCGCCCACGCCAAGACCGCGGAGCAGCTGCGCGCCGACGCCTCCCGGCTGCGCAGCCACAACGGCGTCGAGGCCAACGTCAACACGATCGTGCCGCTGGGCTACGTGACCAAGGGCGACTCCTACCCGGGCAGCACGGTCGCCCCGGCGGCGTTCGCGACCAACGGCGCCACCGCCCCGGTGCGGGTGGCCATCATCGACACCGGCATCACCGCCGAGCAGCGCACCGACGGCTGGGACAGTGGCGTGATCCGCGCGGGCACCGACCCGGTCAACGTGCTGGCCCCGCTCGACCGCATCGACTGGTTCGCCGGCCACGGCACCTTCGCCACCGGCATCGTCCGCCAGATCGCCCCGGACTGCGACGTCGCGGTCTACCGCTTCACCACCACGGACGGCCTGGGCACCGACGAGGCCGCGGCCGACATGATGATCCAGGCCGCCGAGGACGCCAACGGCGAACGGCTGATCATCAACGCCTCGTTCGGCACCCCCGCGATCGACGGCGTGCCCCCGCTGGCCATCCAGGAAGCCATCAACCACATCACCGAGCAGCACCCCAGCGTCCTGATCATCGCCAGCGCCGGCAACGACGGCCGCGACCAGCCGCTCTACCCCGCCGCCTTCCCCGATGTGGTCGCGGTCGGCGCCCTCAACAGCGACCTCACCCCGGCGTCCTTCACCAACCACGGCACCTGGGTCGACTGCGCCGCCGTCGGCGTGGGCGTGATCTCGACCTTCGTGGAGGGCAAACTCCCCCCGGAGCCCGGCATCGGCACCGACATCACCTTCGGCGCCAACTCCTGGGCCACCTGGAGCGGCACGTCATTCAGCGCCCCCCAGATCACCGGCGCCGTGGCCGCCCTCTGCGGCGAGGACCCCGCCCTGACCCCCCGCCAGGCCCTCGACCAGCTCTTCGCCGGCCGTCCCACCGCCCCCGGCCTGGGCAAGGTGATCCACATCCTGCCCGGCACACCCCTCTGACCCCCGGTCACCCACCCCGGCGGCCCGGCCCACCCGGACCGGGTCGCCGGCCCACCCGCTGGCGGCTTCATCGCGGCCACACCCGCGCCCACCCGGTGACGGCATCGTCGCGGCCACGCCCGCGCCCACCCGGTGACGGCATCGTCACGGCCACGCCCGCGCCCACCCGGTGACGGCTTCGCCGCGCCCGGCCGGTGGCGGCTTCGTCGCGGCCACACCCGCGCCCACCCGGTGATGGCTTCGCCGCGGCCACACCGGCGCCCAGCCGGTACGTCGCCGGGCGCCGGCCCGGCTGCTCGTGGCCGCTCTGATGGCGGCACACCGGCGATGACGCCCCGCGGCTCGGGCACCTGCGCGCTGAGGTCAGGCCCGCGCCCCGGACCGCGACGGCCGCGTGGTCCACCGTGGGCGGCATGCGATCTCCGGGCGGGCCTGCACCTCTGCTTTTCAGAACCAGCTCACGGCCCGTCCGCGGCAGAGCCGTTCCTCCGCCGGAGATCAGAACGCCGCTCCGAGCCGAGCCGCGGCACCGGACCCGATGGACGAGTCACCTCCCGCCGACGGACGCGCCCGAACGACTGCGCCTCCCTCCCCTGACCTGGCCGCCCCCACCCCCGAGGTACCCGACCGTGAAGAACCATCGCTACGCCTCGCTCCCCGACCTGACCGCCCCCACCCCCCAAGGCGCCCGACCGTGAGGAACCACCGCTACGCCTCGCTCCCCGGGCTCAGGGACGTCCGGCTGTGGTGACCGACCGACCGCCGAGCGCGCGTACCGACTGCGCCTCGCCTGGGCCGACGAAGGGACTCGGGGACTGCACGCTCCGCTGTGGTGGCGCTGGAGTGCTGCGCCTCGCGTTGATCACCGCGTCGACGGCCACGCCAAGGTGGCGGGCAGCGGCAGATCGGGACTACCGTGCCCGACGGCAGCATCGGGTTGCGAGCCATTCGCGCCCGGTCGCCGGCCCAGGGACGCTCGACAATCTCCGATGACGGCACGGCACCGCCCCGGAGCGCACGGCACGCCGCCTTCACCGACGCACCCCTCACCCAGCCACCAGGGCAAGGCCACGGCACGCTCGCCAGCCGCGTCAGCACGCCACGACCCCGGGGCGCCGGCACGCCCGCCAATCGCATCGGACCGGCTTGGATCGACCTGCTCAGCGAGACACGCGTACGGCGGCGGTCCGGCACCGTGGAGGTGGCCGGTGAGACCGCGGTTTCCAGCGCCGCGGCAGCGCGTCCAGGCCGCGAAACCCAGCCCGGCCCTCGACCGCCGGCCTCGGCAAGGCCCGAACCGCGAAACTCAGCCGAGCCAGAACCGCAGAGATCAGCCAAGATCTGGACCGCGAAACTCGGAGAGCGCCTGGGCCGCCCCGGCCCCGGGCCCCAAGCACACAGACCAGCTCGGGTCTGTCCAGCAAGCCGCCATCATCACCGCGACCCTCTCGCATCTGTCCACCAACAGCCAGCACCACCGTGACCCGCTGGGGTGCCGGTCATGAGGCCGGGGGCATCCGCCACGGGATCGGCGGGCCGGACGAGCCGCGAGTCACGACGACTGGCGCCGACCGCCTTGCCCGAGGCCGGGCCTCATCAGCCGCCCAGTCAGACCAGGGTCCACTGGGTGGCGACCGGGGCGGCTCCGGGGCGGTGCAGGGTGAGGCTCATCGGGCCCGGCAGGACGTCGTCGATGATGAAGAGGCCGCGGGCGTCGGCCTCGGTGCGGCGGGGCTGGTCGGCGGCGGGCTGGCGGACCTCGATGGTGGCCGGGCCCTGCGGGGCCAGGTGGCCGGTGAGGCGGCGGCGGGAGCCGGCGGCCTCGACCTGGACGGCGATGACCACCTCGTCGCGGCCCTGCTCGTCGACGACCTGGAAGGTGAGCTGGCGGGGATGGGGAACGGTGCCCGCGCCACGCACGGCCATGGCGCGGCTGGCCGCGGGCTCGGCCGCGCTGGTGTCCGAGTCCTCGACCAGTTGAGCCAGTTCCGCGTCGAGGGCACGCAGAATGAAGCTCTCCTTGGCGAGCGTCACGAGATCGCTGGGGGCCGGGTCCGCCTCGCGGAACATCGCCTCCAGCCGGGCCAGCAGGGGCCCGTCGTCCGGCGAGAGGTCGCCGGGCTCGGTCGGGTCGGTCACAGTGTCTCCTCGGGGCGGGGGGAAAACGCGTTGCGTGCCGCGCTCGTCACTGTCACGATTCCCGAGTTTCGCCGTCGATACCTTCTGTCAGGAATCGGCGTAACTGATTCAGGCAGCGCTTGCGGGTGGGACCGAGGCTGCCGATCGGCATGTCGAGGGCCGAGGCCGCGAGCTCGTACGACGGGCGGCGGTCCTCCGCGTCCACCACCAGGACCCGCAGTACCTGCTGGCACCGGGAGCCGAGCTGGGAGAACGCCTGCCAGAGCTCGGCGTCGCGGGCGGCGGTGAGCAGCGGGCGCACCGGGTCGCCCTCGGGGCCGGCCTCGCGGTCGATCAGCCAGGAGTCCTCGACGGGCTGGGTGCGCCGGCCGCGGCGCAGCGTGGCCCGGGCCTCGTTGCGGCAGGTCGTGCCCAGCCAGGCGCCGAACCGGTCGGGGTCGCGCAGGGCGCCCAGGTTCTCCAGGGCGCGCAGCCAGGTCTGCTGGAACACGTCGGCCGCGTCCGCCTGTCCCAGGTTGTGGATGCGGCAGATGGCCCAGACCCGGGCGCTGTAGCGCTCCACGATCCGGTTCCAGGCCGCATGATCCCCGCCGAGCGCCTTGCCGACGAGCAGGGCCATGTCATCGTGGTCCGGCTCGGTGTCGCCCATCGTCGCCTCCGAAATCGCCGCCGGGACAACCCCCGCGCCCAAGCGTGTCGCCGCCGGGGCACGCCCGACGCCGTTCGAACCCGCCGGGCCTGCCCGGCGTCGTACCCATCCCGCCGGGCCTGCCCGGCGCCCAAGCCGCCAAGACCCGGCGTCCAAGCCCGCCCGACATCCAAGCCCGCCCGACATCCAAGCCGACCGACGTGCAAGCCGGCCCGACATCCAAGCCGGCCGACATCCAAGCCGACCGACGTGCAAGCCGGCCCGACGTGCGAAGCCACCGGGACCCGGCGAGCAGCCGGGCAGGTCCCGGCCGCCGCGTGGAACGGGTCCAGAATCGCATGCCGCCCGGCGGCCCGGACGGCGGCCAGGACCACGCCCGGATCGCCCATCGGCGCCCGTAGATATCCCGAATTCACCTTAGACCAAGCACATGTCGGAGTTGGCAGCGCGACACGGAGGACCCCGCATCGGCCGAACCGGCGGAGCACAATGTCCGGACGCGCCGGCGCTGCGGAACACGCGCACCATGACCAGCCGCACCATGACTGGGCGCACCAAGATCGGGCGCACTACATGTCCGGGAAAAGAAGAACGCCGCTGCGAATTCCACGGGGGAAGAACTCGCAACGGCGTTTCACACACGATAGTAGATCGGCTGGCAATCGTCCAATCGGGTGGGTGACCATCGGGCGTCAGGCCCGTCCGATCCGGGACCGCGGCTCAGGACGGCCCGGTGCGATGGACCACAGTGCCGTGTCGCGCCACGATGGCGGCGATCGGCCCGGTCGCGGTGCTGATCGCGCCGGCGGGCCTCGGTGCCGGTGAGACCTCCGTCGCCCACCTCCGGCATGTCCGGGTCGTTACCGCACCCCGGCTTCGCGTACGGCCGGAGTGCCCCCGGCTGGCGGTCAGTGCGGGCTGAGCCGCACCTCGGGTGCCGGCATGCCGTCGGACCAGGCGGCCTCGCGGATCGTGGTCAGCAGCCGCTCCCGCCGTTCGGGGCTCTGCCGGTCGATGAACAGCACGCCGTCGAGATGGTCGGTCTCGTGCTGCACGCACCGCGCCAGCATGCCCGCGCCGACGAGCTGGATCGGGTCACCGTGCCTGGTGTAGCCCTTGGCCACCACGTTCTGCCGGCGCACGGTGTCCAGGTAGATGCCGGGGATCGACAGGCAGCCCTCGGGGCCGTCCTGTACCTCCTCGTCGGGGAATTCCAGCACCGGGTTGACCAGATGGTCGAACTTACCGTCGCTGAGCTGCGGGGCCAGCGCGAACACCCGCAGGCCCACCCCCAGCTGCGGGGCGGCCAGCCCGGCACCGCGCCGGTCGGCCAGCGTCTCGGTGAGATCGGCGACCAGCTTGTGCAGCTCGGCGTCGAAGTCGGTGACGGGGGCGGCCGGCGTGCGCAGCACCGGGTCCCCGATCAGCGTGATGGGCAAAACGGTCATGTCAGCTACTACTCCGCTCGGCGGGCGCTGCGGCGATGGTCAACTCCCACGGTATTCCGTACCGGCGGGTTGCAGAACAGGTGCATCGGCCCGGACCCCTGCGGCACCCACCGCAACCGGCCGAACAGAGGGGCCGGAACAACAGCTGGCGGAGGAACAGCACCATGGTCGCACGACTGCCCCGGGCCGCTCTCGGCCTGATCACGCTCATCCTGCTCGGGCAGGTGCTGGCGCTGACCCTGGACAGCGCCCGCAACCCGGTGCTCGGCCTGTCGTTGTTGCTGCTCGACGGGCTCGGCCTGATCTACAGCGCCCGGGCCGCACGCTCGCCGCACACCCGCCTGACCTGGCTGCTCGCCGCGCTCGGGCGTGGGTTCTCGCTGATCAGCACCGTCTCGTTCACGGTCAACGAGGTCACCGGCTCGATGGTGTGGTGGTGGACGGCGGTGCTCAGCGGTCTGATGATGTTCCTGTGCCTGACCGGCGCCGCGCTGTCGGTGTCCGCCCGGCGCCTGGAGAACCGTCAGCAGGCGGCCTTTCTCGCCGAACTCGTGACCGTGCTCAGCAGCGGCTTCATGCTGGTCTGGTACTTCGTGCTGGACCGGGTGCTGCAGCGCGAGGCGACGCTGCACTGGATCTTCGAGATCGGCTACC includes:
- a CDS encoding S8/S53 family peptidase, with the translated sequence MTIASRWPLPDRRSATQLANDQEDVRRQVVKLTDANTDESARQQQNQLVQRILQRQRTAATAQATPFLHLPLDNAGDRVSLVASGELVVDADPATLDALGPLLSGYQPADRHGRSPHRRTRVFRAHAKTAEQLRADASRLRSHNGVEANVNTIVPLGYVTKGDSYPGSTVAPAAFATNGATAPVRVAIIDTGITAEQRTDGWDSGVIRAGTDPVNVLAPLDRIDWFAGHGTFATGIVRQIAPDCDVAVYRFTTTDGLGTDEAAADMMIQAAEDANGERLIINASFGTPAIDGVPPLAIQEAINHITEQHPSVLIIASAGNDGRDQPLYPAAFPDVVAVGALNSDLTPASFTNHGTWVDCAAVGVGVISTFVEGKLPPEPGIGTDITFGANSWATWSGTSFSAPQITGAVAALCGEDPALTPRQALDQLFAGRPTAPGLGKVIHILPGTPL
- a CDS encoding RNA polymerase sigma factor, translating into MGDTEPDHDDMALLVGKALGGDHAAWNRIVERYSARVWAICRIHNLGQADAADVFQQTWLRALENLGALRDPDRFGAWLGTTCRNEARATLRRGRRTQPVEDSWLIDREAGPEGDPVRPLLTAARDAELWQAFSQLGSRCQQVLRVLVVDAEDRRPSYELAASALDMPIGSLGPTRKRCLNQLRRFLTEGIDGETRES
- the def gene encoding peptide deformylase — encoded protein: MTVLPITLIGDPVLRTPAAPVTDFDAELHKLVADLTETLADRRGAGLAAPQLGVGLRVFALAPQLSDGKFDHLVNPVLEFPDEEVQDGPEGCLSIPGIYLDTVRRQNVVAKGYTRHGDPIQLVGAGMLARCVQHETDHLDGVLFIDRQSPERRERLLTTIREAAWSDGMPAPEVRLSPH